Proteins from a single region of Budorcas taxicolor isolate Tak-1 chromosome 11, Takin1.1, whole genome shotgun sequence:
- the RNF8 gene encoding E3 ubiquitin-protein ligase RNF8 isoform X4, with protein MGDPGSLVTEGRAGERSWCLRRIGMNAEWLLLEDGNEVTVGRGFGVTYQLVSKICPLMISRNHCILKQNAEGQWTIMDNKSLNGVWLNRKRLEPLKVYSVHKGDHIQLGVPLDNKENAEYEYEVTEEDWERIYPCLSPKSDQMMEKNKGLRTKRKFNLDELEGSGAEGPSNLKSKITKLSCEPGQPVKSHGKGKVASQPSEYLDPKLTSFEPSGKTTGAHVNPGPAKVIELHHKKKKASNPSASQSNLELFKVTMSRILMLRTQMQEKQVAVLNVKKQTKTGSSKKIVKMEQELQDLQSQLCAEQAQQQARVEQLEKTIQEEQQHLQGLEKEEGEEDLKQQLAQALQEYRSLMEELNRSKKNFEAIIQAKDKELEQTKAVTLNCAHSFCSYCINEWMKRKVECPICRKDIKSKTRSLVLDNCISKMVDNLNSEAKERRIVLIRERKALQQISASLNQARNLMLTCKQL; from the exons ATGGGGGATCCCGGCTCTCTGGTCACGGAAGGCCGCGCGGGTGAACGGAGCTGGTGCTTGCGGCGAATAGGGATGAACGCCGAGTGGCTGCTGCTGGAGGATGGCAACGAG GTGACTGTAGGGCGAGGATTTGGTGTTACATACCAGTTGGTATCAAAAATCTGCCCTCTGATGATTTCCCGAAACCACTGTATTTTGAAGCAGAATGCTGAGGGCCAGTGGACAATTATGGACAACAAG AGTCTAAATGGTGTCTGGCTGAACAGAAAACGTCTAGAACCTTTAAAGGTCTATTCTGTCCATAAAGGAGATCACATCCAGCTTGGGGTACCTCTGGATAATAAGGAGAATGCAGAGTATGAATATGAAGTTACTGAAGAAGACTGGGAGAGGATTTATCCTTGTCTTTCCCCTAAAAGTGACCAGATGATGGAAAAAAATAAGGGCTTGAGAACTAAAAGGAAATTTAATTTGGATGAATTAGAGGGTTCTGGAGCTGAAGGCCCCTCAAATTTGAAATCCAAAATAACTAAATTGTCTTGTGAACCTGGTCAGCCAGTGAAGTCACATGGGAAGGGTAAAGTGGCCAGTCAACCTTCTGAATATTTGGATCCTAAGTTGACTTCTTTTGAGCCAAGTGGGAAGACCACAGGGGCTCATGTTAACCCAGGCCCTGCAAAAGTTATAGAGCTTCATCATAAGAAGAAGAAAGCCTCAAATCCTTCAGCATCTCAGAGCAACTTAGAGCTGTTTAAGGTAACCATGTCCAGGATCCTAATGCTGAGAACACAGATGCAGGAAAAACAGGTAGCTGTTCTGAATGTGAAAAAGCAGACCAAAACAGGGAGCTCAAAGAAGATTGTGAAAATGGAGCAGGAACTGCAGGATTTACAGTCCCAGTTGTGTGCGGAGCAGGCCCAACAGCAGGCCAGAGTGGAGCAGCTGGAGAAGACCATCCAGGAAGAGCAGCAGCATCTCCAG GGTTTGGAGAAAGAGGAAGGCGAAGAGGACCTGAAGCAGCAGCTGGCCCAGGCTCTGCAGGAG TATCGGTCGCTGATGGAAGAGCTAAATCGCAGCAAGAAGAACTTTGAAGCAATCATTCAAGCCAAGGACAAAGAATTGGAGCAGACCAAG GCCGTCACCTTGAACTGTGCCCATAGTTTCTGCTCCTACTGTATCAATGAGTGGATGAAGAGGAAAGTAGAATGCCCCATTTGTCGGAAGGACATCAAGTCCAAAACCCGCTCCCTGGTTCTGGACAATTGCATTAGTAAGATGGTAGACAATCTGAACTCAGAAGCGAAAGAACGACGAATTGTCCTCATCAGGGAACGAAAAG CCCTTCAGCAAATATCAGCCTCTTTGAATCAGGCCAGAAATCTGATGCTGACTTGTAAGCAGCTGTAG
- the RNF8 gene encoding E3 ubiquitin-protein ligase RNF8 isoform X3 produces MGDPGSLVTEGRAGERSWCLRRIGMNAEWLLLEDGNEVTVGRGFGVTYQLVSKICPLMISRNHCILKQNAEGQWTIMDNKSLNGVWLNRKRLEPLKVYSVHKGDHIQLGVPLDNKENAEYEYEVTEEDWERIYPCLSPKSDQMMEKNKGLRTKRKFNLDELEGSGAEGPSNLKSKITKLSCEPGQPVKSHGKGKVASQPSEYLDPKLTSFEPSGKTTGAHVNPGPAKVIELHHKKKKASNPSASQSNLELFKVTMSRILMLRTQMQEKQVAVLNVKKQTKTGSSKKIVKMEQELQDLQSQLCAEQAQQQARVEQLEKTIQEEQQHLQGLEKEEGEEDLKQQLAQALQEYRSLMEELNRSKKNFEAIIQAKDKELEQTKEEKEKVQAQKEEVLSHMNDVLENELQCIICSEYFVEAVTLNCAHSFCSYCINEWMKRKVECPICRKDIKSKTRSLVLDNCISKMVDNLNSEAKERRIVLIRERKGIN; encoded by the exons ATGGGGGATCCCGGCTCTCTGGTCACGGAAGGCCGCGCGGGTGAACGGAGCTGGTGCTTGCGGCGAATAGGGATGAACGCCGAGTGGCTGCTGCTGGAGGATGGCAACGAG GTGACTGTAGGGCGAGGATTTGGTGTTACATACCAGTTGGTATCAAAAATCTGCCCTCTGATGATTTCCCGAAACCACTGTATTTTGAAGCAGAATGCTGAGGGCCAGTGGACAATTATGGACAACAAG AGTCTAAATGGTGTCTGGCTGAACAGAAAACGTCTAGAACCTTTAAAGGTCTATTCTGTCCATAAAGGAGATCACATCCAGCTTGGGGTACCTCTGGATAATAAGGAGAATGCAGAGTATGAATATGAAGTTACTGAAGAAGACTGGGAGAGGATTTATCCTTGTCTTTCCCCTAAAAGTGACCAGATGATGGAAAAAAATAAGGGCTTGAGAACTAAAAGGAAATTTAATTTGGATGAATTAGAGGGTTCTGGAGCTGAAGGCCCCTCAAATTTGAAATCCAAAATAACTAAATTGTCTTGTGAACCTGGTCAGCCAGTGAAGTCACATGGGAAGGGTAAAGTGGCCAGTCAACCTTCTGAATATTTGGATCCTAAGTTGACTTCTTTTGAGCCAAGTGGGAAGACCACAGGGGCTCATGTTAACCCAGGCCCTGCAAAAGTTATAGAGCTTCATCATAAGAAGAAGAAAGCCTCAAATCCTTCAGCATCTCAGAGCAACTTAGAGCTGTTTAAGGTAACCATGTCCAGGATCCTAATGCTGAGAACACAGATGCAGGAAAAACAGGTAGCTGTTCTGAATGTGAAAAAGCAGACCAAAACAGGGAGCTCAAAGAAGATTGTGAAAATGGAGCAGGAACTGCAGGATTTACAGTCCCAGTTGTGTGCGGAGCAGGCCCAACAGCAGGCCAGAGTGGAGCAGCTGGAGAAGACCATCCAGGAAGAGCAGCAGCATCTCCAG GGTTTGGAGAAAGAGGAAGGCGAAGAGGACCTGAAGCAGCAGCTGGCCCAGGCTCTGCAGGAG TATCGGTCGCTGATGGAAGAGCTAAATCGCAGCAAGAAGAACTTTGAAGCAATCATTCAAGCCAAGGACAAAGAATTGGAGCAGACCAAG gaagagaaggagaaggtgCAAGCACAGAAGGAGGAAGTTCTTAGCCACATGAATGACGTGCTAGAGAACGAGCTCCAGTGTATTATTTGCTCAGAATACTTCGTTGAG GCCGTCACCTTGAACTGTGCCCATAGTTTCTGCTCCTACTGTATCAATGAGTGGATGAAGAGGAAAGTAGAATGCCCCATTTGTCGGAAGGACATCAAGTCCAAAACCCGCTCCCTGGTTCTGGACAATTGCATTAGTAAGATGGTAGACAATCTGAACTCAGAAGCGAAAGAACGACGAATTGTCCTCATCAGGGAACGAAAAG GTATTAACTGA
- the RNF8 gene encoding E3 ubiquitin-protein ligase RNF8 isoform X1 codes for MGDPGSLVTEGRAGERSWCLRRIGMNAEWLLLEDGNEVTVGRGFGVTYQLVSKICPLMISRNHCILKQNAEGQWTIMDNKSLNGVWLNRKRLEPLKVYSVHKGDHIQLGVPLDNKENAEYEYEVTEEDWERIYPCLSPKSDQMMEKNKGLRTKRKFNLDELEGSGAEGPSNLKSKITKLSCEPGQPVKSHGKGKVASQPSEYLDPKLTSFEPSGKTTGAHVNPGPAKVIELHHKKKKASNPSASQSNLELFKVTMSRILMLRTQMQEKQVAVLNVKKQTKTGSSKKIVKMEQELQDLQSQLCAEQAQQQARVEQLEKTIQEEQQHLQGLEKEEGEEDLKQQLAQALQEYRSLMEELNRSKKNFEAIIQAKDKELEQTKEEKEKVQAQKEEVLSHMNDVLENELQCIICSEYFVEAVTLNCAHSFCSYCINEWMKRKVECPICRKDIKSKTRSLVLDNCISKMVDNLNSEAKERRIVLIRERKALQQISASLNQARNLMLTCKQL; via the exons ATGGGGGATCCCGGCTCTCTGGTCACGGAAGGCCGCGCGGGTGAACGGAGCTGGTGCTTGCGGCGAATAGGGATGAACGCCGAGTGGCTGCTGCTGGAGGATGGCAACGAG GTGACTGTAGGGCGAGGATTTGGTGTTACATACCAGTTGGTATCAAAAATCTGCCCTCTGATGATTTCCCGAAACCACTGTATTTTGAAGCAGAATGCTGAGGGCCAGTGGACAATTATGGACAACAAG AGTCTAAATGGTGTCTGGCTGAACAGAAAACGTCTAGAACCTTTAAAGGTCTATTCTGTCCATAAAGGAGATCACATCCAGCTTGGGGTACCTCTGGATAATAAGGAGAATGCAGAGTATGAATATGAAGTTACTGAAGAAGACTGGGAGAGGATTTATCCTTGTCTTTCCCCTAAAAGTGACCAGATGATGGAAAAAAATAAGGGCTTGAGAACTAAAAGGAAATTTAATTTGGATGAATTAGAGGGTTCTGGAGCTGAAGGCCCCTCAAATTTGAAATCCAAAATAACTAAATTGTCTTGTGAACCTGGTCAGCCAGTGAAGTCACATGGGAAGGGTAAAGTGGCCAGTCAACCTTCTGAATATTTGGATCCTAAGTTGACTTCTTTTGAGCCAAGTGGGAAGACCACAGGGGCTCATGTTAACCCAGGCCCTGCAAAAGTTATAGAGCTTCATCATAAGAAGAAGAAAGCCTCAAATCCTTCAGCATCTCAGAGCAACTTAGAGCTGTTTAAGGTAACCATGTCCAGGATCCTAATGCTGAGAACACAGATGCAGGAAAAACAGGTAGCTGTTCTGAATGTGAAAAAGCAGACCAAAACAGGGAGCTCAAAGAAGATTGTGAAAATGGAGCAGGAACTGCAGGATTTACAGTCCCAGTTGTGTGCGGAGCAGGCCCAACAGCAGGCCAGAGTGGAGCAGCTGGAGAAGACCATCCAGGAAGAGCAGCAGCATCTCCAG GGTTTGGAGAAAGAGGAAGGCGAAGAGGACCTGAAGCAGCAGCTGGCCCAGGCTCTGCAGGAG TATCGGTCGCTGATGGAAGAGCTAAATCGCAGCAAGAAGAACTTTGAAGCAATCATTCAAGCCAAGGACAAAGAATTGGAGCAGACCAAG gaagagaaggagaaggtgCAAGCACAGAAGGAGGAAGTTCTTAGCCACATGAATGACGTGCTAGAGAACGAGCTCCAGTGTATTATTTGCTCAGAATACTTCGTTGAG GCCGTCACCTTGAACTGTGCCCATAGTTTCTGCTCCTACTGTATCAATGAGTGGATGAAGAGGAAAGTAGAATGCCCCATTTGTCGGAAGGACATCAAGTCCAAAACCCGCTCCCTGGTTCTGGACAATTGCATTAGTAAGATGGTAGACAATCTGAACTCAGAAGCGAAAGAACGACGAATTGTCCTCATCAGGGAACGAAAAG CCCTTCAGCAAATATCAGCCTCTTTGAATCAGGCCAGAAATCTGATGCTGACTTGTAAGCAGCTGTAG
- the RNF8 gene encoding E3 ubiquitin-protein ligase RNF8 isoform X2, with protein sequence MGDPGSLVTEGRAGERSWCLRRIGMNAEWLLLEDGNEVTVGRGFGVTYQLVSKICPLMISRNHCILKQNAEGQWTIMDNKSLNGVWLNRKRLEPLKVYSVHKGDHIQLGVPLDNKENAEYEYEVTEEDWERIYPCLSPKSDQMMEKNKGLRTKRKFNLDELEGSGAEGPSNLKSKITKLSCEPGQPVKSHGKGKVASQPSEYLDPKLTSFEPSGKTTGAHVNPGPAKVIELHHKKKKASNPSASQSNLELFKVTMSRILMLRTQMQEKQVAVLNVKKQTKTGSSKKIVKMEQELQDLQSQLCAEQAQQQARVEQLEKTIQEEQQHLQGLEKEEGEEDLKQQLAQALQEYRSLMEELNRSKKNFEAIIQAKDKELEQTKEEKEKVQAQKEEVLSHMNDVLENELQCIICSEYFVEAVTLNCAHSFCSYCINEWMKRKVECPICRKDIKSKTRSLVLDNCISKMVDNLNSEAKERRIVLIRERKGKRLL encoded by the exons ATGGGGGATCCCGGCTCTCTGGTCACGGAAGGCCGCGCGGGTGAACGGAGCTGGTGCTTGCGGCGAATAGGGATGAACGCCGAGTGGCTGCTGCTGGAGGATGGCAACGAG GTGACTGTAGGGCGAGGATTTGGTGTTACATACCAGTTGGTATCAAAAATCTGCCCTCTGATGATTTCCCGAAACCACTGTATTTTGAAGCAGAATGCTGAGGGCCAGTGGACAATTATGGACAACAAG AGTCTAAATGGTGTCTGGCTGAACAGAAAACGTCTAGAACCTTTAAAGGTCTATTCTGTCCATAAAGGAGATCACATCCAGCTTGGGGTACCTCTGGATAATAAGGAGAATGCAGAGTATGAATATGAAGTTACTGAAGAAGACTGGGAGAGGATTTATCCTTGTCTTTCCCCTAAAAGTGACCAGATGATGGAAAAAAATAAGGGCTTGAGAACTAAAAGGAAATTTAATTTGGATGAATTAGAGGGTTCTGGAGCTGAAGGCCCCTCAAATTTGAAATCCAAAATAACTAAATTGTCTTGTGAACCTGGTCAGCCAGTGAAGTCACATGGGAAGGGTAAAGTGGCCAGTCAACCTTCTGAATATTTGGATCCTAAGTTGACTTCTTTTGAGCCAAGTGGGAAGACCACAGGGGCTCATGTTAACCCAGGCCCTGCAAAAGTTATAGAGCTTCATCATAAGAAGAAGAAAGCCTCAAATCCTTCAGCATCTCAGAGCAACTTAGAGCTGTTTAAGGTAACCATGTCCAGGATCCTAATGCTGAGAACACAGATGCAGGAAAAACAGGTAGCTGTTCTGAATGTGAAAAAGCAGACCAAAACAGGGAGCTCAAAGAAGATTGTGAAAATGGAGCAGGAACTGCAGGATTTACAGTCCCAGTTGTGTGCGGAGCAGGCCCAACAGCAGGCCAGAGTGGAGCAGCTGGAGAAGACCATCCAGGAAGAGCAGCAGCATCTCCAG GGTTTGGAGAAAGAGGAAGGCGAAGAGGACCTGAAGCAGCAGCTGGCCCAGGCTCTGCAGGAG TATCGGTCGCTGATGGAAGAGCTAAATCGCAGCAAGAAGAACTTTGAAGCAATCATTCAAGCCAAGGACAAAGAATTGGAGCAGACCAAG gaagagaaggagaaggtgCAAGCACAGAAGGAGGAAGTTCTTAGCCACATGAATGACGTGCTAGAGAACGAGCTCCAGTGTATTATTTGCTCAGAATACTTCGTTGAG GCCGTCACCTTGAACTGTGCCCATAGTTTCTGCTCCTACTGTATCAATGAGTGGATGAAGAGGAAAGTAGAATGCCCCATTTGTCGGAAGGACATCAAGTCCAAAACCCGCTCCCTGGTTCTGGACAATTGCATTAGTAAGATGGTAGACAATCTGAACTCAGAAGCGAAAGAACGACGAATTGTCCTCATCAGGGAACGAAAAG GAAAGAGATTGCTCTGA